A part of Armatimonadota bacterium genomic DNA contains:
- a CDS encoding DUF5060 domain-containing protein: protein MGFPRILALCTLLFVTTATVALTGPEPVVFGFEDESSPLNEKWLPSVLDPATKSVSFSAEMARGGTQSLRVEGKLPEGFGVSYTPWRDWTGYTKLSFDLWIPPSVPAGEEAFDCWAYLKDASYYWYQTPIYADAASLKRVRQPARGQWAHYELDISQTSSIWKPGGHKRSWRHATRNPREFGLRFFGKSSWEGAVFIDNVTLSGEDRILGPIKERAGAKRGWIEPVANAKSVPKYEKFELTFDVAETYENPFDPDIVDVEGHFISPSGNTVRVPGFYYQHYERARTDEGFERLTPVGDSCWKVRFAPKEIGEYTYWVTVTDAEGVLASRPSTFLATAPLHPEGYVRVSRSDPKYFEFENGDWFWPVGINMRDGGDDASNQAGTYDFDRYFKRFHEEGLNFVRTWMCAWWGGIEWGDEYHSRFGDVGWYNLYNAWRLDYCVDLASQYDLFLEITFNSHGQVRRDKFDQEWLYSPWNVRNGGSVASPAMFFTDERVKRAFRNRYRYIVARWGYSRNIMAWDLWNEVDLVENYDPETVSRWHQEMAGYLKAIDPWKHIVVTHICLFWAYGNEMWRLPQIEFVQSDAYWDQKKDGRMDSGMFASYSGKVDAKQDNAPLFNKPFVFIEYGPQTTSVVAGQVSPQLWRHRFRVGMWTSAVLPTAASPMFWYHKEWDEYGLHQFQQPLRKLFADMDRRGRDFRMKPVLIDRGDRLRGIGMSDDREGFFYVHDPERVGIEDRASITEKSEGATLMVFGVSPGTYKVEFLDSLSAEVVGNTQVVVEEDRKRLQCDLPPIADDLLVKLTKQ from the coding sequence ATGGGTTTCCCGCGCATCCTTGCGCTCTGCACCCTGCTGTTCGTCACCACCGCGACAGTGGCACTTACCGGACCTGAGCCGGTGGTCTTCGGCTTTGAGGACGAGAGCTCGCCCCTCAATGAGAAGTGGCTGCCCAGCGTGCTGGACCCGGCGACGAAGTCAGTCAGCTTCTCGGCCGAGATGGCGCGCGGCGGTACTCAGAGCCTGCGTGTCGAGGGTAAACTGCCGGAGGGCTTCGGCGTCTCATACACGCCCTGGCGCGACTGGACAGGGTACACGAAGCTGTCCTTTGACCTGTGGATACCCCCCAGCGTTCCTGCCGGGGAAGAGGCCTTCGACTGCTGGGCGTACCTGAAGGACGCCAGCTACTACTGGTATCAGACCCCGATCTATGCGGATGCGGCGAGCCTCAAGCGCGTGCGGCAGCCGGCCCGCGGACAGTGGGCCCACTACGAACTGGACATTTCGCAGACATCCTCGATCTGGAAGCCGGGCGGGCATAAGCGATCCTGGCGTCACGCGACTCGTAACCCCCGGGAGTTCGGCCTGCGCTTCTTTGGCAAGAGTTCGTGGGAAGGCGCCGTGTTCATCGACAACGTGACGCTCAGCGGAGAAGACCGGATTCTTGGCCCCATAAAAGAGCGAGCGGGGGCGAAACGCGGCTGGATCGAGCCCGTCGCCAACGCGAAGTCGGTGCCGAAGTATGAGAAGTTCGAGTTGACTTTTGATGTGGCGGAAACCTACGAGAATCCCTTCGACCCCGATATTGTGGATGTGGAGGGGCATTTCATCTCGCCCTCAGGCAACACGGTCAGGGTTCCGGGCTTCTACTACCAGCACTACGAGCGCGCCCGCACGGACGAGGGCTTTGAGCGGTTGACGCCCGTTGGCGATTCTTGCTGGAAGGTCCGATTTGCGCCCAAGGAGATCGGCGAGTATACCTACTGGGTCACCGTCACCGATGCCGAGGGCGTCCTGGCTTCGCGTCCCAGCACCTTCTTAGCTACTGCTCCTTTGCATCCGGAAGGGTACGTCCGGGTGAGTCGCAGCGACCCGAAGTACTTTGAGTTCGAGAACGGCGACTGGTTCTGGCCCGTCGGCATCAACATGCGTGATGGGGGAGACGATGCCTCCAACCAGGCGGGGACGTACGACTTCGACCGGTACTTCAAGCGCTTCCACGAAGAGGGCCTGAATTTCGTTCGAACATGGATGTGCGCGTGGTGGGGAGGCATCGAGTGGGGCGACGAATACCACTCGCGTTTCGGTGACGTGGGCTGGTACAACCTTTACAATGCCTGGCGCCTCGATTACTGCGTGGACCTCGCCAGCCAGTATGACCTGTTCCTGGAGATCACCTTTAACAGCCACGGGCAGGTGCGCCGCGACAAGTTCGATCAGGAGTGGCTTTACAGCCCCTGGAATGTGCGCAATGGTGGCAGCGTCGCCAGCCCCGCTATGTTCTTCACCGATGAGCGAGTGAAACGCGCCTTCCGCAATCGATACCGGTACATCGTGGCCCGGTGGGGATACAGCCGGAACATCATGGCCTGGGACCTGTGGAATGAAGTTGATCTCGTGGAGAACTACGACCCGGAGACTGTCTCCAGATGGCATCAGGAGATGGCCGGATATCTTAAGGCCATTGACCCATGGAAACACATTGTGGTCACTCACATCTGCCTTTTCTGGGCTTATGGGAACGAAATGTGGCGCCTGCCGCAGATCGAGTTCGTCCAGTCCGACGCCTACTGGGACCAGAAAAAGGACGGCCGCATGGACAGCGGCATGTTCGCGTCATATTCCGGTAAGGTTGATGCCAAGCAAGACAATGCACCGCTTTTCAACAAACCCTTCGTGTTCATCGAGTATGGCCCGCAGACCACTTCGGTGGTCGCGGGGCAGGTCAGCCCGCAACTGTGGCGCCACCGTTTCAGGGTGGGCATGTGGACGTCGGCAGTCCTGCCAACGGCCGCTTCGCCCATGTTCTGGTATCACAAGGAGTGGGATGAATACGGGCTGCACCAGTTCCAGCAGCCGCTGAGGAAGCTGTTTGCGGACATGGATCGCAGGGGCCGCGACTTCCGCATGAAGCCCGTTCTCATCGACCGGGGAGACCGCCTGCGCGGGATCGGGATGAGCGATGACCGCGAGGGGTTTTTCTATGTCCACGACCCGGAACGCGTCGGTATTGAAGACCGAGCGTCGATCACGGAAAAATCGGAAGGCGCGACGTTGATGGTGTTCGGAGTCTCGCCGGGGACGTACAAGGTCGAGTTCCTGGATTCCTTGAGCGCCGAGGTGGTGGGCAATACGCAAGTCGTTGTGGAGGAGGATCGCAAGCGCCTGCAGTGCGACCTGCCCCCGATTGCCGACGACTTGCTGGTGAAGTTGACGAAGCAGTGA
- a CDS encoding NAD(P)-dependent oxidoreductase, with product MALLKILLLGASGYLGGIVADRLSSTHDLTLADLVPPQRRDAGPFVDLDITHLDQLRSACAGQDAVINMVALVRGRQERPLADFADVMVKGTWNVAEACALEGVRRLVNISSIAAQGSVPTMDRPSRESDAPHFRPGDLFYCLSKHLGEQIGLAYHQACGLSVIHLRPGVIAGDGNNPGPNPADAGPRPWFVYVDPRDVAQAVDLSLSADVAFGTYNIVAGRSDALFDWSTAARELGYRPEHNWPEIPEIWAPAP from the coding sequence GTGGCTCTCCTGAAGATCTTGTTGCTCGGGGCGTCCGGGTATCTTGGCGGCATTGTGGCAGATAGGCTATCATCCACCCACGACCTGACGCTTGCGGACTTGGTCCCTCCGCAACGCCGGGACGCAGGTCCATTCGTGGACCTGGACATCACCCATCTTGACCAGCTGAGGTCCGCCTGCGCAGGGCAGGACGCGGTCATCAACATGGTCGCGCTGGTGCGTGGCAGGCAGGAGCGGCCGCTGGCGGATTTCGCCGACGTCATGGTCAAGGGAACGTGGAACGTGGCAGAAGCCTGTGCGCTGGAGGGCGTGCGCAGGCTTGTGAACATTTCGAGCATCGCCGCGCAGGGCTCTGTGCCCACCATGGACAGGCCCTCGCGAGAAAGCGATGCCCCGCATTTCCGCCCGGGCGACCTCTTCTACTGCCTGTCCAAGCATCTTGGGGAACAGATTGGTCTCGCCTACCATCAGGCCTGCGGCTTGTCGGTAATCCACCTGCGGCCGGGAGTCATCGCCGGCGACGGGAACAATCCGGGCCCGAATCCAGCCGATGCAGGTCCCAGGCCCTGGTTCGTCTATGTGGACCCGCGCGACGTTGCTCAGGCGGTGGACCTGTCTCTTTCCGCTGACGTCGCGTTCGGGACCTACAACATCGTTGCGGGCAGAAGCGACGCGCTCTTTGACTGGTCGACGGCTGCCCGTGAACTCGGCTATCGCCCGGAGCACAACTGGCCGGAGATCCCCGAGATCTGGGCTCCTGCTCCCTGA
- a CDS encoding beta-galactosidase, producing MIRLVILAWALLASCVHAQARSGVAPLQAGVVYFLPETPDESIAQLEAIQADGFNMIKIASWVWTVPQGGTPLRAVVDRTLDWCDAHGMAVWLLHNIQWGSPGEGGDVEKALTDPVADSRRSLEPWLAALKGHRCVCGVLLGNEVSPGGPELFDKHPAYLAAFQEWLKNQHGNVHALNRRWGTDFADFGDVRVPGDIGRGEIDVIRFNRRQFARFYDAIARELVRPALPDALCGSKGGASPYILSQMPSYTVASWDDLLANWPLWKTKLIVDTCKLPVFNSELHLYHDSYGFGPSVALSRYRYLTSAILGEWMTASFAWGAWSKPEIRAVHEATPGILADLRALEDFIRPFNLQPPAFHVLVTEQNEDGVGGTPPLELAYAHSAATGLPWRFVADIGLRGLDSPALVIGSEWLTQRTAHELAEMSAATRLVFVGDIPATDEYGEPLPGDCLAHLRRAGAIVPDWSRLRDVLNCPELPEEYREIVDVPYLWWSPERGHHQLPIRYPKLEARRVETADGARIVVINHTREAVTALVPFIEAGQSVADALTHAPVPEGPLEWPALAVRFLHVR from the coding sequence ATGATCCGATTGGTGATTCTCGCGTGGGCACTGCTCGCAAGCTGCGTGCACGCTCAGGCCCGGTCCGGCGTGGCTCCACTGCAGGCAGGTGTGGTCTACTTCCTGCCCGAGACGCCGGATGAGAGCATCGCCCAGCTCGAAGCCATCCAGGCGGACGGCTTCAACATGATCAAGATCGCCTCGTGGGTCTGGACGGTCCCGCAGGGTGGAACGCCCCTGCGCGCGGTTGTTGACAGGACCCTGGACTGGTGCGATGCCCACGGCATGGCGGTCTGGCTGCTGCACAATATCCAGTGGGGATCGCCGGGTGAAGGCGGCGATGTGGAGAAAGCGCTCACCGATCCGGTCGCGGACAGCCGCCGGTCACTGGAGCCCTGGCTCGCGGCCCTCAAGGGGCATCGCTGCGTCTGCGGTGTGCTGCTGGGTAACGAGGTCTCGCCTGGCGGTCCCGAGCTGTTCGACAAGCACCCCGCCTACCTGGCTGCCTTCCAGGAATGGCTGAAAAACCAGCACGGCAATGTGCACGCCCTGAACCGGCGCTGGGGTACGGACTTCGCCGACTTCGGTGATGTGCGCGTTCCGGGGGACATTGGCCGGGGAGAGATCGATGTCATTCGCTTCAATCGCCGGCAGTTCGCCCGCTTCTACGACGCCATCGCCCGGGAGCTGGTGCGTCCCGCGCTGCCCGATGCGCTCTGCGGTTCCAAGGGTGGGGCCTCTCCCTACATTCTCTCACAGATGCCTTCGTACACCGTTGCGAGTTGGGACGACCTTCTCGCCAACTGGCCGCTGTGGAAGACAAAGCTCATCGTGGACACCTGCAAGTTGCCGGTGTTCAACAGCGAGCTGCACCTCTACCACGATTCTTACGGCTTCGGGCCCAGCGTGGCGCTGTCGCGTTACCGGTACCTGACCAGCGCGATCCTGGGTGAGTGGATGACCGCCAGTTTCGCCTGGGGCGCGTGGAGCAAGCCCGAGATCCGCGCAGTCCACGAGGCGACACCGGGGATCCTTGCCGACCTGCGCGCCCTGGAGGATTTCATCCGTCCCTTCAATCTGCAGCCGCCTGCGTTCCACGTGCTGGTGACGGAGCAGAACGAGGATGGGGTGGGGGGAACTCCGCCGCTGGAACTGGCCTATGCCCACTCGGCGGCGACCGGGCTACCGTGGCGATTCGTGGCCGACATCGGCCTGCGAGGGCTCGATTCGCCGGCTCTCGTGATCGGCAGCGAGTGGCTGACACAGCGCACGGCGCACGAGTTGGCTGAAATGAGCGCCGCGACGCGCCTGGTTTTCGTCGGGGACATCCCCGCGACCGACGAGTACGGGGAGCCGCTGCCCGGGGACTGCCTGGCCCATCTGCGGCGTGCGGGCGCGATTGTCCCGGATTGGTCGCGTCTTCGCGACGTCCTGAACTGCCCGGAGTTGCCAGAAGAGTACCGCGAGATCGTGGATGTGCCCTACCTGTGGTGGTCGCCCGAGCGCGGTCACCATCAGCTGCCAATCCGTTACCCCAAGCTTGAGGCGCGGCGCGTAGAGACGGCGGACGGCGCGCGGATAGTGGTGATCAACCACACGCGTGAGGCGGTTACGGCCCTGGTGCCTTTCATTGAGGCCGGGCAATCGGTTGCAGATGCTCTGACCCATGCTCCTGTGCCCGAGGGTCCGCTGGAATGGCCGGCGCTTGCCGTGCGGTTCCTGCATGTGCGTTGA
- a CDS encoding sugar phosphate isomerase/epimerase — MALPGISAQLIVYGGRQNEDLGGVLSELAAIGYAGAEIGSNFIDADWDAVKQAFADNGIACSGVHSGYASVADPDWQSKAIDFLQAVGVKYTICSGVAPGEGIEPYEKSADVFNAWGARCRDNGLVFCYHNHAWEFEPHGGVKGIHRLCELTDPAVVKLNVDVYWVTVGGERPEDFIDRYSDRVGYYHFKDGPYTPGGTVAPGPYQFTELGRGTVDLKAALAAALKYDPAWITYEQDRSELAPAEACRISFEYLKSIGL; from the coding sequence ATGGCATTGCCCGGGATCTCAGCACAACTCATCGTCTATGGTGGCCGCCAGAATGAGGACCTCGGCGGGGTTCTCAGCGAGCTCGCCGCCATCGGATACGCCGGCGCCGAGATCGGCTCCAACTTCATCGACGCGGACTGGGACGCGGTCAAGCAGGCCTTTGCCGACAACGGGATCGCCTGCTCTGGCGTGCATTCAGGCTACGCATCGGTTGCGGATCCGGACTGGCAGTCCAAGGCCATCGACTTCCTGCAGGCAGTCGGAGTGAAGTACACCATCTGCTCCGGTGTTGCCCCGGGCGAGGGCATCGAACCGTACGAGAAGTCGGCGGACGTGTTCAACGCCTGGGGTGCGCGCTGCAGGGATAATGGGCTGGTCTTCTGCTACCACAATCACGCCTGGGAGTTCGAGCCCCACGGCGGCGTCAAGGGTATTCATCGCCTGTGCGAACTCACCGACCCGGCCGTTGTCAAGCTCAATGTGGACGTCTATTGGGTCACAGTTGGCGGCGAGCGCCCCGAGGATTTCATCGACCGATATTCAGACCGCGTCGGCTACTACCACTTCAAGGATGGCCCCTACACCCCCGGCGGCACGGTTGCCCCTGGGCCCTACCAATTCACGGAACTCGGGCGCGGCACGGTGGACCTCAAGGCCGCCCTGGCCGCCGCGCTCAAGTACGATCCGGCATGGATCACTTACGAGCAGGACCGGAGCGAACTTGCGCCGGCAGAGGCGTGCCGCATCAGCTTCGAGTACCTCAAGTCCATCGGACTGTAA
- a CDS encoding metallophosphoesterase: MAREFDLSSVEPPPDADLCFAHICDTHVTDEASARILAETTEAISTLGPDFVVFGGDLANHGDANSYRHLRAAIGHLQCPAYHVIGNHDFLGSKALFAGCLGPLNTAFDHAGYHAIILDSTGPSTLTWEGLFTGDAVMWLEEHLAGVPLSRPLLLFTHHGIWSPGEHAPRRNLLWDVLNWKPVHRALEGRNLVLACAGHAHENHEARRGDTTFLWTAALSTNRANHGDEPPGFRMVWLRERQVHSCWVPWLETNGTGRCGPSL, encoded by the coding sequence GTGGCGCGAGAGTTTGACCTGAGCAGCGTTGAGCCCCCACCCGATGCGGACCTGTGCTTCGCCCATATCTGCGACACGCACGTGACCGATGAGGCTTCTGCACGGATACTGGCCGAAACAACCGAAGCCATCAGCACACTGGGGCCGGATTTCGTGGTTTTCGGTGGGGACCTGGCCAACCATGGGGATGCCAATTCTTACCGGCATCTGCGCGCCGCCATCGGTCACCTGCAGTGCCCGGCGTACCACGTGATCGGCAACCACGATTTCCTTGGCTCCAAGGCGCTTTTCGCCGGGTGTCTGGGCCCGCTGAATACGGCCTTCGACCACGCAGGCTACCACGCGATCATCCTGGACAGCACCGGTCCGTCGACACTCACCTGGGAAGGGCTTTTCACCGGAGATGCGGTGATGTGGCTCGAAGAGCACCTCGCGGGTGTGCCCCTGTCGCGGCCACTCCTGCTGTTTACCCACCACGGGATCTGGTCGCCGGGCGAACATGCACCCCGGCGAAACTTGCTGTGGGATGTACTCAACTGGAAGCCGGTTCATCGGGCGCTTGAGGGGCGCAACCTGGTCCTGGCCTGCGCGGGACACGCCCACGAGAACCACGAGGCGCGCAGGGGCGACACGACGTTCCTGTGGACCGCCGCACTGAGCACCAATCGCGCAAACCACGGGGACGAGCCCCCGGGATTTCGCATGGTCTGGCTGCGGGAACGACAGGTCCACTCGTGCTGGGTCCCGTGGTTGGAAACTAACGGGACGGGCCGCTGTGGCCCGTCCCTGTAA